The genomic segment CCGCATATCCAGCGGCATATCGGTCTGAAAACTCAGCCCGCGTTCTTCATCTTCAATTTGGGCTGAACAGAACCCCAAATCCGCCAAAATTAAATCCGCCTGCGCAAGTCCGTGCTCGGTCATCACCTCCGGCAGTCTGGCGAAGTTTTCCCGTACGAGCACCACCTTGCAGGACAGGTCTTTTGTTAAAGATTGGGCCCTTTGGATACATTTCGGATCTACATCCAGACCAAGAATTATCCCCTCAGGGCCCAGTTGGGCGCCGAACAGCCGGCTATGGCCTCCATAACCAATGGTTGCATCTACAACCCGCCCATCCTTAGGCAGCCGGATTCGCTCGGCTAATGCTTTCCAAAGAACCGGTATATGACCGGGCGAATCGTCCTCCGTGAGACTCGCCCAGCCGTTCTGCGTCATCTCAATACCCTTCCCTTGGTATTGGTCAGTGGGCCGCCGCCGCAGCGGCCTGTTCGAGCAAATGCTCCATTTGCTCAGAAAATCCGATTTTTTCGAAAAGAGCGCTCTTCTTTTTCAGACTTTCCAGCTGCCTTTCCAGATAATTCAGACTGCTGAGGATTTGCTCATCCAGCGGATAGCTCCCCTGGAGCACCTTTTGAATCAGCTGAACGGCTTGAGCGGCTTTCATGGTTTATTCCTCCGTGGGCTGCAGATTTTCCTCTTCGGGGTAAGCGGCTTCCTGGGCCTGCTTCTGGAGCAGCGATTTTCGGGCCCGCATCAGGTGTTTTTCAAACCCGGCGGCCTTTTCGGCCACAAACCGGTCCCACTCGTCCGTGTTCCAGATTTCGATATGGTCCCGCACACCCAGCAGCGTCAGTTTATTGCCGAGGTTGGCCCGTTTTTTCAGTTTTTCCGGAATCAGAAGCCGACCCTGTTTATCAAACTCCACAAGACTCGAGAACGCAAAATGCAGGCGTTCAATCATCACAAAGTCATCATCCGGGATATTGTTATCAGCTGCCAGTTCGGCCAAGAGCTGCTGATAGCATTTCTCCGGATACAGACACAGAATCCCGTCAATGCTCAGCGCCAGAATCCAGTCGCTGCCGTATTTTTCGGCATCCACCTTGCTTCGCAGTTTGGCAGGGATGAAAAGACGGTTCTTTTCATCGACCACATGCTCGGATTCGCCTGTTAGCATAAGCATGGGAATCTTTGCTATTTCTCCCTACTTTTCTTTACTTTTATGGGGGACAATACCACATTATTATTTTCGTGTCAAAGCCAAATTTTCTTAAAACAAACAAAAAAAGTTTTTTCATTTTTCTAAAAGCGTTCGGTTAAATAGGCGGGAAACCAATATATAGTGGTTACAAAAAAATCAGGAACATTATATAGTGCCAGCTTTTTTAGTTTCCCAAGATGGTTCCGGACAAAAAATTTTGTGTCAACCACCCACTTTTTTCCACAAAAAAGTATAAATATGGACAGGATAAATCCTTATATCTCGCAAAACTTTCAAAAAAAACATTGCGGTTTTTTTGCAATAAAAATAAGGTTTCATTTCGTATATGAAGGGGAATTTGAGGGAAACGACGAAAAATGAGGATTTTTCCTGTACGCGGAATCCTGACGGCCGGAAGGATTTTTTTTGTCCCCATACTGAGCGTTGTCTGGGGCTGTAAAAGCCCGTCCGACTATCGTCAAAAGGCGGATGAAGTTTCTTATAAAATCATTGAGCAGAAGCAGTTAGAGTCGATTGGTCGGACGGAGCCTTTCAGCGTAGAACGGCCGAGCGATTTGTTCCGACGGCGTCTGATAGAGATTCAGGCACTGCCGGTTTCCACTCCGGCCTCGCTCGGGACTGACAAGACAGAACCGCTTGCCCACTGGCCTGAAAAGGATTACCCATTTGAAAAACCAAAGACGGGGACCTGGACAGCGGAGCCGAATCAGGTGATTACCCTTTCGCTGATGGATGCGCTGCAAATCGGAGCCGCCAACAACTTTGATTATCAATCCAGAAAAGAAGCTATTTTTTCGGCGGCTCTGGATTTAGACCTGGCCCGCAACGAATTTCGCACGCTGTTTGCCGGAGCGGCCAAGAGTTATTATGAGGAAAATCGTACCGGTCTGTCTCCGCAAAGGGGATTCGTTCACAGCGGCAGTCTGAGTGCGTCTCAGAAGCTCACCAACGGGACGGAGCTGCGGGCGGGGATGGCTGCGGACCTGGTCAATCTTTTAACGCTCGGCGGGGCCTCTTCGCTGGGTCTGACGGCCGATGCGAGCATTTCTGTTCCTCTGCTTCGCGGGTCCGGCCCTCATATTGCGGCCGAACCCCTTTTGCAGGCCGAGCGCCGCGTGATGTATGCCATCTGGCAGTTCGAACGCTATAAAAGCGAGTTTGCCGTCACCATCGCGGCGGAATATCTGGGCGTTCTTCGCCAGTTTGACCAGGTGCGCAACAGCCGGGAAAACTATATCAGTGCGATGGCGTCCGCCCGTCAGTCCCGGCGTCTGGCCGATGCCGGACGGCTGCCCGAAATTCAGGTGGACCAGGCTGTGCAGCGGGAGCTGAGCGCCCGGGCGCAATGGATTGGGGCGGTGGAGTCGTACAAGCAGCGCCTGGACTCCTTTAAGATTCGTCTGGGACTCCCGCCCGATGCTCAGATTGAGCTGGATCGGAAAGATTTGGAACAGCTGCAGGTTTATAAGAATTATTTTGTTTATTCGGATTCGTCCGAGCAGAAAAGGGGCAGAGACCAGAGTTTTCCGGCGGCCGACGCTCCGATTGAACCCCAGCCCCCGACAGGGGAAGATGCAGGTCCCTTTGAACTGCCGGAGGCAATCGCCGTCAAGACCGCCTTCGAAAAGCGTCCGGACTTGTGGGTGGTTCAAGGCCAGGTGTATGATGCTCAGCGGGACGTTATCGTAAAAGCCGATCGTCTGAAGGCGGAGCTGACGTTTTTGGGAACAGCCGGCTGGGGAAGCGGACGTTCGCTGGGGTCCGCCGGAATGGACGATGCACGGCTTGAATGGGACCGCGGGCGCTATACGGCCCTGCTGAATCTGAATCTTCCGCTGGAACGCACGGCCGAACGAAACGCCTATCGCAAGAGCTATCTGGCTCTCGAAGAAGCCGTTCGCTCTCTTCAGCAGGCGGAGGATTCGATTAAATTGTCTATCCGAAACCAGCTCCGTACGCTGCTGGAGTCGCGGGAACAGGTCAAAATTCAGGCCAAGGCGGTGACCGTTGCGGAAAAACGACAGAAAAGCACCAAGCTGTTCCTGGATGCCGGGCGTGCTCAAATTCGTGATTTGCTGGATGCCCAGGACGCTTTGCTGAACGCCCAGAATCAGCTGACCGCCTCGATTATCAATTATCGGCTGGCTGAACTGAACCTGCAGCGGGATATGGGGGTTCTGCAGGTGGGTGAAAACGGTTTATGGAAGGAGATTGCTCCGGAGGTTTTGTATGACAGACAATCGGATTCCCAAACCCGCTAAAAAACTGCAGACAATACTTCTGACCGGCCTGGCGGTTTTGCTGCTGCTGGCCGGCGGCCTTTATTTCCTGACGTCCCGTTCGGATGCCTCTCAGGCGATGGCGGTCTTTCCTGTCCAGCGGGGGCCGCTGACCATCAGTGTGCTTCAGTCCGGCACCATCAAGGCCAAGGACCAGATTATTATCAAGAACGAAGTAGAAGGCCGTACATCCATTATCTATTTGATTGAAGAGGGGGCCCGGGTGAAAGCCGGAGATTTGCTGGTCGAACTGGATGCCAGTTCTTTGCTGAGCTCCAAGATTGACCAGGAAATCCGTGTGCAGAATGCTGAGGCCTCGTTTATCAACGCCAAGGAGAATCTGGAGGTCATCCGCAATCAGGCCGAAAGCGACAAGGATGCCGCCTTGTTGGCCCTCGAGTTTGCCCGCGAAGACCTTAAGCAGTACAAGGAAGGAGAGTTCCCCAATCAGCTCCGGGATGCGGAGGCCCGAATCAAACTGGCCGAGGAGGAACTGGAGCGGGCGCAGGATACGCTGACCTGGTCCCAGAAGCTTTGGGAGGAAAAATACATTTCGCAAAATGAGCTCAAAGCCGATCAGCTGGCTGTGACCCGCCGTCGGCTGGATTTGGACCTGGCGATTAACAATCTGAATCTGCTTCAAAACTTTACCTACTTGCGGAAGATCAAACAGCTGGAAAGTGATATTCGCCAGGCCGAGATGGCCTATGAACGAACTGTTCGCAAGGCCAATGCGGCGGTGGTGCAGGCGGAAGCGGAGCTGAAGGCCCGTCAGGCCGAGTACAATCAGCAGAAAGACCGTCTGGCGAAACTGGAAGACCAGCTGCGAAAAACCAAACTGTATGCACCGGCGGACGGTCTGGTGATCTATGCCACCAGCGCTCAGCGGGGCGGTTTCCGCGGCGGGCAGGAGCCGCTGATGGAGGGCCAGGAAGTGCGCGAACGGCAGGAATTGATTTATCTGCCGCTGGGGTTTTCAGCCATTGCGGAGGTGATGGTTCACGAAGCTAGTCTCAAAAAGGTGCATCCGGGCCTTCCGGTGGTAATTACAGTGGATGCGCTGCCGGGCCGGCGGTTTATGGGCAAAGTGGATTTTATCGCTCCGCTGCCCGATGCGCAGAGCATGTGGATGAATCCGGATTTGAAGGTCTACAACACCCAAATTTCTATTGAAGGGGAGGAGCCGGCTTTGCGGACGGGAATGAGCTGCCGTGTGGAAATCATTGTGGCTCATTATGACGATGCGCTGTATGTGCCGGTGCAGTCAGTCCTTCAGGTCGGCGGCCAGCCGACGGTGTATGTGGTCAATGGTCCCGTCATCGAACGCCGTGCGGTCAAGGTCGGGCTGGATAACAATCGGATGATTCACATCCTCGAAGGGCTCAAAGAGGGGGAAAAGGTGCTGCTGAATCCGCCGCTCAAAGAGGCGGAAACACCGACAGGGGCGAGCCAGCCGGGCGGACAAGTCTCCGAAGAGATTCGTCAGCGGCTGGACAATGTGGTCCGTCCGGAGGCCGGAGAAGTGAGGGCTTTTCCGGACAGCTCGGAGAACGGAGGGACTCGCCGCCGCAGCAGACCGGACGGCTCGGAGACCTCGCCTTCGCCGGAGTCGATGCGGCGCCGATTTGAAAACCTCACTCCGGAACAGCGGGAGCAGATGCGGCGCCGGTTTGAAAATATGACGCCGGAGCAGCGGGAGGAAATGCGCCGACGGTTCGAGCAGATGAGACCGCAGGAAGGGGCGCCCGCCGAGCAAAACCGCTCTTGGCCGGAGTCGCAGACAGGCTCGTCTGGAGAAGGGCGGCCATGAGCTCGGGGATGTCCAGCCCAACCGGCAATTCCGAAATGATCCGGCTGACGGACGCCTGGAAGATTTACAAAATGGGCCGTCAGGAGGTTCATGCGCTGGCGGGTGTGAATGCCTCCTTTGCCAAGGGCAGTTTTTGGGCGATTATGGGGCCCAGCGGTTCCGGCAAAAGCACCATGATGAATATCCTGGGCTGCCTGGACCGGCTTACGAAAGGGCGGTATTACTTTGACGGGCAGGATATCAGCACGTTCAGCGATGATGAACTCAGCGACCTGCGGCTGCGCAGAGTCGGCTTTATCTTTCAGAGTTTTAATCTGATTCCGCAGCTGACGGTGCAGAAGAATATCGAACTGCCGCTGTATTATCTCGGATGGGACGCCCGCCGCAGCAGTGAACGGGCCCGGTATCTGGCCGAGCAGGTGGGGCTGGCGGAACGGCTCAATCATCGTCCGACCGAATTGTCCGGCGGGCAGATGCAGCGGGTGGCGATTGCACGAGCCCTGGCCAATGACCCGCAGGTGATTTTCGCCGATGAACCCACGGGAAATCTCGATACGAAGACGGGACTTCAGATTCTGGATATGCTCCAGAAGCTCAATCAGGACGGCAAGACCATTATTATGGTGACCCACGAGCCGGATATTGCGGCCTTCGCCCAGTATCAGATGCATATGCGGGATGGAAAGATTGAACGAATCGACGGAGGAAACAAATGAGGCAGACCCGTTTGATTCGCAATATTGCACTGGGGGTTGAGAATCTGCTGCTCCACAAGCTCCGGTCGTTTCTGACGATGCTGGGCATCGTCTTCGGCGTCGGCAGCGTCGTGGCCATGCTTTCCGTCGGCGAAGGGGCCAGCAAAGAAGCCCTCGAACAGATTCGCAAGCTGGGCAGCAACAACATCATCATCTCTTCCGTAAAGGCTGTGGAGGATGAGTCCATCACCAATACCCGTGTGTTTATGAGCGTGTACGGCCTGACTTACGAGGATTACGGGCGGATTTCGGAAGGGTTTAAAAACGTTCAGAAGACAGCGCCGGTGAAAATCATCCGCCGGGAATCGCGGCTGGGAGAACGCTCCCTCGAGCTGCGGGTGGTGGGCACCACGCCTGCCTGGTTTGAACTGGTGCCGCGGGATATTATCGCCGGACGGGTGCTGACGGAAATTGACATCGAAAAGCAGGCCCCTGTGGCGGTCTTGACGGAATACGGAGCCCGGCGGCTGCTGGCGGCCGAACATACCATCGGGCAAACCCTCCGCATCGGCGGCGATGCCTTTCAGGTGATTGGAATCGTCAAAAGCGAAAGCGGCCAGGCGGGGAACATCCAGATTCCGGACCAGGAGGTGGACGCTTATATCCCGATTGAGGTGGCGCGGCGCTATTTTGGGGATATTCAGACCCGTGTGTCCGCCGGCACCCGGGAGCGCGAAAAGGTCGAACTCCATCAGGTGATTGTCCAGATTGATTCCACCGAGCATGTGGAGCCGACGGCTGCCGCCATTGAACAGATGCTCAAACGCTTTCATAAGAAAAAAGATTATACCATCAGTGTTCCGCTGGCTTTGCTCAAACAGGCGGAGGCCACCAAACGCCGGTTTAATATCGTGCTGGGCTCCATTGCGGGCATCAGTCTGCTGGTGGGGGGCATCGGGATTATGAATATTATGCTGGCTTCGGTGACCGAACGCACCCGCGAAATCGGCATTCGGCGGGCCATCGGGGCCAAACGCAGACAAATTATCGTTCAGTTTCTTATTGAGACGGTTGTCTTGTCCACGACCGGAGGCATTATCGGTCTGGGTGTCGGGATTTTCATCCCCTTTGTGATTACGAAAGTCAGCGGGATGGCCACGGTTTTGACGATGTGGGGAATTCTCCTGCCGCTGCTGATCAGCATGCTCATCGGCATTTTGTTCGGCCTGTATCCGGCCATTCACGCCGCGCAGGTGGACCCCATCGTGGCCCTTCGGCACGAATAGAGTCAAAAGAGAGGTTTCTTCAGATGGAGTGGAAATATCGGCAGAAAATTTTGTTCATCGGAGACAGCATCACAGATGCCCTGCGGCGGGAGCAGGCGTATGCGCCCCTGGGCTGCGGGTATGTTCATTTTGCCGGATATTTCTTACAGGCCCGGTTTCCTGAACTGGATTTGCAGGTTGAAAATCGCGGCGTCAGCGGGGATACCACTCGAGAACTTCTGGCCCGTTGGAAAGAAGACTGTTTGGACCTTCGGCCCGATGTGGTGAGCATTCTGGTCGGCATCAATGATTTGTGGCGTGGATACAAACCGGTGCTTGAGCCGCACAAAACTCCTGTTCCGCCGGAGGAGTACGAGAACAACCTTCGGCAGATGCTTTCAGGTGTTCAGCGGCTCGGCAGCCGTCTGATTCTGATGGAGCCGTTTTATTTCTGCCGGGATTTGCAGGAGCCGATGCGGCAGGGCCTGGATGCCTACTTGGACGTCGTGCACCGGTTGGCTCGGGACTATCAGACCCTTCTGGTGCCTCTGCAGAAGGCCTATGAGCAGCTCAGCAGTCAGGTGCCGGACGAACGCTGGGCGGAGGACAGAGTCCACCCGTCGATGTGGGCCCATGCCTGGATTGCCCGCCAGTGGCTGTCGGCGGTTCTGGATGGGGAGATTTAACCACTTAGACTGTTCGGAGCTCTGCGCGGAATTTTTCTTTCAGAACATTTAAAATCCCAGCCTCGAATTGGTCCACCTGTTCGTGCCGCAGCGTGCCGTCATCATCCCGGAATCGAAGGGAGACCGTCAGACTTTTTTTGCCGGCGGGAATCGGTTTGCCGCGATAGAGTCCGCCGAATCGGATTTCCTCCAGTTCCTCCGGGGCAGCCGAACGAACGGCCTGTTCAATCTCCGCCCAGCGGACGGGCTCATCGAGAATCAGGGACAGGTCCCGTCGGATGGCGGGGAATCGCGGCAGCGGCCGGGCGGAGGGTTTGGCGTCGGCAGCCAGCTCAATCAATGTTTCAAGGTCCAATTCCGCCGCACAGACCATACCCTTGTCCAAATCCAGACGCCGGGCAATGGTATCCTCCACCGCACCGACAAAGCCGACAGGGCGGTCGCCGACAAAAATCTCCGTACCGCCCTGAGCCCATTTTGCACCGGCGGGCTGGAAACGGGCTTCCCGGTAGGTCAGCCGCTCCAGAAGCCCTTCCAGAACCCCCCGCATCTCCTGAAACTCCATATCGGCGGCCAGGGCTACTTTCGGTTTTTCGAGAGGAAGAACCTGTTTTTCTCGGGAAGGAAGAAATGTATCGGCAATTTCGTAGAGCCGACAGGGGATATTGCCTGCGTGGTAGTTGGTCTGCATCGTATTCAGGAGCGACCCGATGAGATTTTGGCGGAGCAGGTTGGTGTTTTTGCGGGACACATCGCTGACCGCCAGATGCTCCGACGCCGGTGCGGGGGAGAAGCACTCGGCGGTCTGTTTATCAATAAAGGTAATGTTAATGGTTTCAAAGAATCCGCAGCCGTTCAGATAGGTGCGGATTTTCTGGCAGACTTTTTCGCGTGCATCCATCGGCACGGCGGTGATGCGAATCTTGTTTTCGACCGGCACCTTCTCATAGCCCCAGCATCGGGCGGCTTCCTCGATGAGGTCGGCCTCCCGGCTCAAGTCGTGCCGCCAGCTCGGCGGGGTGCAGACAATCACATCGCTGTTTTCCCGCTGAGGATTCAGCCCCAGGCCGGAGAAAATCGCAAGCACGTTTTCGAGAGGAATCTCAATCCCCAAAAGGTGTTTGAGCCGTGACAGCCGCATCCGCACCGGTGAAGCGGCCGTTTTTCCCGGATAGCAGTCCACAACCCCCCGGGCGATTTGTCCGCCGGCGACCTGAACAATCAGCTGAGCGCATCGTCGAGAGGCCCAGTCGATGTTGTCCGTATCCACCTGCCGTTCGAATCGGAAGGAGGCCTCCGAAGGCAGTCCGAGCCGGCGCGAAGTCCGGCGGATGCTCACCGGTGCAAACGAGGCCTCTTCCAGCAGAATCGTTGCGGTCTGCTCCGTCACTTCGGTTTCCAGCCCGCCCATGACGCCGCCGACGGCCACCGGTCGTTCCGCATCGGCTATCACGAGCATCCAGTCCTGCAGCTGACAATCTGTGCCGTCAATGCTGATGAGCCGCTCTCCGGGGCGGGCTTTTCGAACAATGATTTTTTTGCCGCGGATTTTGTCGTAATCAAAGGCATGGGGCGGCTGGCCGTGCTCGAGCATGGCATAGTTGGTGGCGTCCACGACATTATTGACGCTTCGCATTCCGGCGGCCTGAAGGCGGCGAACCATCCAGTCCGGAGAAGGCCCGACTTTCACCCCCGTGATAATCCGGGCGGTATAGCGGGAGCATAACTGCGACTCTTCGATTTGCACGCTCACCCAATTCTGAACGGGACTGTCGGACTCCTGAA from the Anaerohalosphaeraceae bacterium genome contains:
- a CDS encoding efflux RND transporter periplasmic adaptor subunit, whose protein sequence is MTDNRIPKPAKKLQTILLTGLAVLLLLAGGLYFLTSRSDASQAMAVFPVQRGPLTISVLQSGTIKAKDQIIIKNEVEGRTSIIYLIEEGARVKAGDLLVELDASSLLSSKIDQEIRVQNAEASFINAKENLEVIRNQAESDKDAALLALEFAREDLKQYKEGEFPNQLRDAEARIKLAEEELERAQDTLTWSQKLWEEKYISQNELKADQLAVTRRRLDLDLAINNLNLLQNFTYLRKIKQLESDIRQAEMAYERTVRKANAAVVQAEAELKARQAEYNQQKDRLAKLEDQLRKTKLYAPADGLVIYATSAQRGGFRGGQEPLMEGQEVRERQELIYLPLGFSAIAEVMVHEASLKKVHPGLPVVITVDALPGRRFMGKVDFIAPLPDAQSMWMNPDLKVYNTQISIEGEEPALRTGMSCRVEIIVAHYDDALYVPVQSVLQVGGQPTVYVVNGPVIERRAVKVGLDNNRMIHILEGLKEGEKVLLNPPLKEAETPTGASQPGGQVSEEIRQRLDNVVRPEAGEVRAFPDSSENGGTRRRSRPDGSETSPSPESMRRRFENLTPEQREQMRRRFENMTPEQREEMRRRFEQMRPQEGAPAEQNRSWPESQTGSSGEGRP
- a CDS encoding TolC family protein; its protein translation is MRIFPVRGILTAGRIFFVPILSVVWGCKSPSDYRQKADEVSYKIIEQKQLESIGRTEPFSVERPSDLFRRRLIEIQALPVSTPASLGTDKTEPLAHWPEKDYPFEKPKTGTWTAEPNQVITLSLMDALQIGAANNFDYQSRKEAIFSAALDLDLARNEFRTLFAGAAKSYYEENRTGLSPQRGFVHSGSLSASQKLTNGTELRAGMAADLVNLLTLGGASSLGLTADASISVPLLRGSGPHIAAEPLLQAERRVMYAIWQFERYKSEFAVTIAAEYLGVLRQFDQVRNSRENYISAMASARQSRRLADAGRLPEIQVDQAVQRELSARAQWIGAVESYKQRLDSFKIRLGLPPDAQIELDRKDLEQLQVYKNYFVYSDSSEQKRGRDQSFPAADAPIEPQPPTGEDAGPFELPEAIAVKTAFEKRPDLWVVQGQVYDAQRDVIVKADRLKAELTFLGTAGWGSGRSLGSAGMDDARLEWDRGRYTALLNLNLPLERTAERNAYRKSYLALEEAVRSLQQAEDSIKLSIRNQLRTLLESREQVKIQAKAVTVAEKRQKSTKLFLDAGRAQIRDLLDAQDALLNAQNQLTASIINYRLAELNLQRDMGVLQVGENGLWKEIAPEVLYDRQSDSQTR
- a CDS encoding ABC transporter ATP-binding protein, which produces MSSGMSSPTGNSEMIRLTDAWKIYKMGRQEVHALAGVNASFAKGSFWAIMGPSGSGKSTMMNILGCLDRLTKGRYYFDGQDISTFSDDELSDLRLRRVGFIFQSFNLIPQLTVQKNIELPLYYLGWDARRSSERARYLAEQVGLAERLNHRPTELSGGQMQRVAIARALANDPQVIFADEPTGNLDTKTGLQILDMLQKLNQDGKTIIMVTHEPDIAAFAQYQMHMRDGKIERIDGGNK
- the pheT gene encoding phenylalanine--tRNA ligase subunit beta; this translates as MKISLEWLQEYVDLKGIRPEEIAKRLSDLGFPTESIEKIDGDTVIDIEITSNRGDCLSHIGIARELAAAYGKPLRLPDASIQESDSPVQNWVSVQIEESQLCSRYTARIITGVKVGPSPDWMVRRLQAAGMRSVNNVVDATNYAMLEHGQPPHAFDYDKIRGKKIIVRKARPGERLISIDGTDCQLQDWMLVIADAERPVAVGGVMGGLETEVTEQTATILLEEASFAPVSIRRTSRRLGLPSEASFRFERQVDTDNIDWASRRCAQLIVQVAGGQIARGVVDCYPGKTAASPVRMRLSRLKHLLGIEIPLENVLAIFSGLGLNPQRENSDVIVCTPPSWRHDLSREADLIEEAARCWGYEKVPVENKIRITAVPMDAREKVCQKIRTYLNGCGFFETINITFIDKQTAECFSPAPASEHLAVSDVSRKNTNLLRQNLIGSLLNTMQTNYHAGNIPCRLYEIADTFLPSREKQVLPLEKPKVALAADMEFQEMRGVLEGLLERLTYREARFQPAGAKWAQGGTEIFVGDRPVGFVGAVEDTIARRLDLDKGMVCAAELDLETLIELAADAKPSARPLPRFPAIRRDLSLILDEPVRWAEIEQAVRSAAPEELEEIRFGGLYRGKPIPAGKKSLTVSLRFRDDDGTLRHEQVDQFEAGILNVLKEKFRAELRTV
- a CDS encoding ABC transporter permease, with translation MRQTRLIRNIALGVENLLLHKLRSFLTMLGIVFGVGSVVAMLSVGEGASKEALEQIRKLGSNNIIISSVKAVEDESITNTRVFMSVYGLTYEDYGRISEGFKNVQKTAPVKIIRRESRLGERSLELRVVGTTPAWFELVPRDIIAGRVLTEIDIEKQAPVAVLTEYGARRLLAAEHTIGQTLRIGGDAFQVIGIVKSESGQAGNIQIPDQEVDAYIPIEVARRYFGDIQTRVSAGTREREKVELHQVIVQIDSTEHVEPTAAAIEQMLKRFHKKKDYTISVPLALLKQAEATKRRFNIVLGSIAGISLLVGGIGIMNIMLASVTERTREIGIRRAIGAKRRQIIVQFLIETVVLSTTGGIIGLGVGIFIPFVITKVSGMATVLTMWGILLPLLISMLIGILFGLYPAIHAAQVDPIVALRHE
- a CDS encoding SGNH/GDSL hydrolase family protein gives rise to the protein MEWKYRQKILFIGDSITDALRREQAYAPLGCGYVHFAGYFLQARFPELDLQVENRGVSGDTTRELLARWKEDCLDLRPDVVSILVGINDLWRGYKPVLEPHKTPVPPEEYENNLRQMLSGVQRLGSRLILMEPFYFCRDLQEPMRQGLDAYLDVVHRLARDYQTLLVPLQKAYEQLSSQVPDERWAEDRVHPSMWAHAWIARQWLSAVLDGEI